One window of the Podospora pseudocomata strain CBS 415.72m chromosome 7, whole genome shotgun sequence genome contains the following:
- a CDS encoding hypothetical protein (EggNog:ENOG503NWJV; COG:S) has product MSAPDSRHGPPSTPLHERSKSESATKSGIRLVPYTPPRIDGDERAPSQLSLRDNAPSRNSNRSSDQTIRLVGHSRSRSSGLAEVTNAGAPLERGRSERVSGMKPLVSPSGVGQASEDSPNITTYPTSTRSSRVSESPSPAGSSQTTTRSRSSSRAPSRRRTIIITNPDKTFTLVRNDPEAESSVTPSPLPARDSLISPTLSYASRSSTHERPSILSWAESRSETPMTGVSTFIPDHTPSEPPSPALSSPGSSTIHLAEDPNPASSSSPWNYRMVGGLRKVAQTPEPPAIKEPPADSLPSDRPLSPLIEDPTGKEEEVTPTKPPKTIVSKTSFTSAVSDQSIDTVSVSTNYKVYGPGSSPAQESNDSLLFNRPGTSNWEVLGEASPAPAFKNSPLASSASSSTGENDNYVVHGEASPSPSGSVIVVAKKPRPSYSQESLRVAPLRPAKKKSYENFGYYKQRSRENLRSRTNSVHSLKSVGSVIGKPEPALLVPPVTVNLGLLSPRAARGGESSSPQLPSWLAPPTTGSSSRPESSNTQGPSVSMITATPHQWSSQLSTVQSESEVESSPMPTRSVSPLSESSGGHHRRRSSAGWVSSMHSRQMPSVSSSIAGQLEEGANTSSGSDSLHRPQPSLSRASPQIRMVRDQDEHGDGIADLEHRPSRAALSSYFTTTNSSSRGLHSSGSSRSRGNSFTSEVPAWAKVYYGSGERRWLGRSPSFMSISESGSRPGSSRFYNDGDSPTDEQFPPNIYSPRKRAREVPGDHPFFGQSEMGISQAPAQDYNVFRTLRQKTSSIWSPHLRQDRRASRYSMWDPPSINWSADTSLMGKRNIQVVLFIIGFIFPFAWMAGALLPLPQRYSLEKGEKQPEYRYQPQAGDERRFEAVRWWRNLNRIMSVVGLLIIGAIIALAVVGVQQGWGQNSP; this is encoded by the coding sequence ATGTCGGCGCCCGACAGCCGACATGgcccgccatcaacaccgcTCCATGAGCGATCAAAATCAGAGAGCGCCACCAAGTCCGGTATCCGTCTCGTCCCATATACGCCGCCGAGAATCGATGGCGATGAGCGCGCGCCAAGCCAGCTCTCACTGCGCGACAATGCACCAAGCCGCAATTCCAACCGAAGCAGCGATCAGACCATCCGACTTGTTGGACActcgaggagcaggagcagcggGCTTGCAGAGGTGACAAATGCGGGTGCCCCATtggagcgggggaggagtgaAAGGGTTTCAGGCATGAAACCCTTGGTCAGCCCCTCGGGGGTGGGCCAAGCGTCTGAAGATTCGCCCAACATCACGACATATCCTACATCGACTCGATCTTCCCGCGTAAGCGAGTCGCCATCCCCAGCTGGGTCATCCCAAACTACCACCAGGTCCAGGTCCTCGTCAAGGGCCCCTTCCAGACGacgcaccatcatcatcaccaaccctgaCAAGACCTTCACCCTTGTCCGCAATGACCCAGAAGCAGAGTCCTCTGTCACGCCCAGTCCGCTCCCAGCACGCGACAGCCTTATTTCCCCTACCCTGTCATATGCGTCCAGATCGAGCACGCATGAACGGCCTTCAATCCTCTCGTGGGCCGAGAGTCGCTCAGAGACCCCCATGACGGGTGTAAGCACCTTCATCCCGGATCACACACCATCTGAGCCGCCCTCTCCTGCACTCTCATCTCCGGGCTCTTCAACCATACACTTAGCTGAAGATCCTAATCCTGCATCCTCTTCGTCCCCTTGGAACTACCGCATGGTCGGTGGCCTGCGAAAGGTAGCCCAGACGCCCGAGccccccgccatcaaggagCCTCCAGCAGACTCGCTACCCTCCGACAGACCTCTCTCCCCACTGATTGAAGACCCTAccggcaaggaggaagaggtgacaCCCACCAAGCCGCCCAAGACGATCGTGTCGAAGACGTCTTTTACGTCTGCTGTGTCCGACCAAAGCATCGATACTGTCTCCGTGAGCACGAACTACAAGGTCTACGGTCCCGGCTCATCGCCTGCTCAAGAGTCCAACGACAGTCTCCTTTTCAACCGACCCGGCACCTCCAACTGGGAGGTCTTGGGTGAAGCTTCCCCGGCCCCTGCTTTCAAGAATAGCCCATTGGCATCCTCAGCCTCTTCGTCAACAGGGGAGAACGATAACTACGTCGTCCATGGCGAGGCGTCACCGTCGCCATCCGGATCTGTCATCGTCGTAGCGAAGAAGCCTCGTCCAAGCTATTCCCAGGAAAGCTTGCGAGTCGCGCCGCTCAGGCcagcgaagaagaagtcgTACGAAAACTTTGGATACTACAAGCAACGGTCTCGTGAGAACCTTCGCTCGCGCACTAATTCTGTCCACTCCTTGAAGAGCGTCGGTTCTGTTATTGGCAAGCCGGAGCCGGCGTTGTTGGTGCCTCCAGTTACCGTCAACCTTGGGCTGCTGTCCCCTCGGGCCGCGCGTGGAGGTGAATCGAGTAGTCCGCAGCTACCCTCATGGTTGGCGCCACCAACCACAGGATCCTCCTCCAGGCCTGAGAGTTCCAACACACAAGGACCATCGGTCTCGATGATTACCGCGACTCCCCATCAATGGAGTTCACAGCTCTCCACCGTCCAGTCTGAAAGCGAAGTTGAAAGCAGCCCAATGCCTACCCGGTCTGTTTCGCCATTATCCGAGTCCTCCGGCGGCCATCACCGTCGTCGCAGTAGCGCCGGATGGGTCAGCTCCATGCACAGCCGTCAGATGCCCAGTGTCTCCTCGTCCATCGCTGGCCAACTGGAAGAAGGCGCCAATACCAGCTCAGGGAGCGATTCTCTTCACCGACCGCAGCCGAGCTTGTCAAGAGCGAGTCCACAGATCCGCATGGTGCGTGATCAGGACGAGCACGGAGATGGAATTGCGGACCTGGAGCACAGACCCTCCAGGGCAGCGCTCTCGAGTTActttaccaccaccaacagtTCCAGCAGAGGCCTTCACTCCAGCGGTAGCTCCCGTTCTCGTGGAAACAGCTTCACTTCCGAGGTTCCCGCCTGGGCCAAGGTCTACTATGGATCGGGCGAAAGACGCTGGCTCGGAAGGTCTCCTTCTTTCATGTCTATCTCGGAAAGCGGTAGCAGGCCGGGCAGCTCAAGATTCTACAACGACGGGGATTCACCCACCGACGAGCAGTTCCCACCTAATATCTACAGCCCCAGGAAACGCGCGAGAGAAGTCCCCGGCGACCATCCCTTTTTCGGACAATCGGAGATGGGTATCTCACAAGCACCTGCCCAAGACTATAACGTATTCAGAACATTGCGCCAGAAGACATCCAGCATCTGGTCCCCACATCTTCGTCAAGATCGACGCGCCAGCCGCTACAGCATGTGGGACCCACCCAGCATCAACTGGTCGGCCGATACCAGTTTGATGGGCAAGCGGAACATTCAGGTGGTGCTCTTCATCATTGGCTTCATCTTCCCATTCGCCTGGATGGCCGGAGCTCTCTTGCCACTGCCCCAGCGGTACTCTCTCGAAAAGGGAGAGAAGCAGCCCGAATACCGTTACCAGCCCCAAGCTGGAGACGAGAGGAGATTTGAAGCtgtgcggtggtggaggaaccTGAACCGGATCATGTCGGTTGTCGGTCTTCTCATCATcggcgccatcatcgccctggccgttgttggtgttcaGCAAGGATGGGGACAAAACTCGCCATAG
- the RCE1 gene encoding CAAX prenyl protease (COG:O; MEROPS:MER0004246; EggNog:ENOG503NXUB; BUSCO:EOG09263IMF), with protein sequence MPALGEVLKKFNPWHKEEEPLPPPFTASTAYLLLALYALIYFIPFYLSPTTRPSPTLSRDAPSVIRARIRSVSLSCAICTLTTSLILSRYASLSASAIFHLLGVYPLALIPAVKILFLTGLLFLGPLYSYFIVEKGYKQWSTLLPLRETLTEWTDYRNYIAGPITEEILFRSSSLPLLLLSQAPLSSTLFLSPLIFGLSHIHHFYEFRLTHPAVPVSASLLRSVFQLGYTTLFGSYANFLYLRTGSLLGVCAVHAFCNCMGLPQVWGRVTDENGDKKINRLWTVGYYVLLVAGAWSWYRNLWGMSESVETGLVGADQW encoded by the exons ATGCCAGCTCTTGGAGAAGTGCTCAAAAAGTTCAACCCCTGGCACAAGG AGGAAGAGcccctaccaccacccttcaCAGCTTCGACAGCCTACCTGCTGTTGGCCCTCTACGCCCTCATCTACTTCATCCCCTtctacctctcccccaccacccggccatcgcccaccctctcccgcgATGCCCCCTCGGTGATCCGAGCCCGGATCCGTTCCGTCTCCCTGTCCTGTGCCATCTGCAcactcaccacctccctaaTCCTCTCCCGCTATGCCTCCCTCTCAGCATCAGCAATCTTCCATCTCCTAGGAGTCTACCCACTAGCCCTGATCCCAGCAGTCAAAATCCTCTTTTTGAccggcctcctcttcctgggCCCCTTGTACAGCTACTTCATAGTCGAAAAAGGCTACAAACAATggtccaccctcctcccactgcgAGAAACCCTAACAGAATGGACCGACTACCGTAATTACATCGCT GGCCCAATAACAGAAGAAATCCTCttccgctcctcctccctccccctcctcctcctctcccaggCCCCCCTATCCagcaccctcttcctctcccccctcatcttcGGCCTCTCCCACATTCACCACTTTTACGAATTCcgcctcacccaccccgccgTCCCCGTCTCTGCTTCCCTTTTGCGGTCCGTATTCCAATTAGGgtacaccaccctcttcggcTCCTACGCCAACTTCCTCTACCTCCGCaccggcagcctcctcggcgtctGCGCCGTCCACGCCTTCTGCAACTGCATGGGCCTCCCCCAGGTCTGGGGACGTGTCACAGACGAGAACGGGGACAAGAAGATCAACCGGCTCTGGACGGTGGGGTACTatgtcttgttggtggcggGGGCGTGGTCGTGGTACAGGAATCTGTGGGGGATGAGCGAGAGTGTTGAGacggggttggttggggctGATCAGTGGTGA
- the VRG4 gene encoding GDP-mannose transporter into the lumen of the Golgi (COG:U; EggNog:ENOG503NWKQ), whose translation MSNKKNEDIEMRGGDDFGGEKDPFLGRASPATLRVRQEPGLLDKLDHSPGASILAYCLASISMTVVNKYVVSGSEWNLNFFYLAIQSAVCTLAILAFKQTGILKNLAPFDSTKAKRWFPISLLLVGMIYTGAKALQFLSVPVYTIFKNLTIIVIAYGEVLWFGGSVTPITLLSFGLMVLSSVVAAWADIQAAIDGVGISPDKQDALSTLNAGYAWMGINVICTSAYVLGMRKVIKKMNFKDYDSKFLARLRRSKYSRLTPNSHVLQQPPYHPRLGCLLPATKNKLMIGMVYSGLAAIFISYCSSWCIRITSSTTYSMVGALNKLPIAVSGLIFFDAPVTFGSVTAIFLGFVSGLVFAWAKVRQKAQEALSLPTTNMSASAKSNRDAANS comes from the exons ATGTCAAATAAAAAGAACGAAGATATCGAGATGAGGGGCGGCGATGACTTtggaggggagaaggatCCCTTCCTCGGCCGGGCCTCGCCTGCCACCCTCCGTGTGCGCCAGGAGCCTGGCCTGCTCGACAAGTTGGATCACAGCCCCGGCGCCTCCATTCTCGCATACTGCCTGGCGTCTATCAGCATGACAGTCGTGAACAAATACGTTGTGTCTGGCTCAGAATGGAACCTGAACTTTTTCTATCTTGCTATTCAG TCTGCCGTCTGCACATTAGCGATCCTGGCTTTTAAGCAAACCGGTATTCTCAAGAACCTCGCTCCTTTCGACTCGACAAAGGCGAAGAGAT GGTTCCCTATTTCTCTGCTCCTCGTCGGCATGATCTATACCGGTGCCAAGGCCCTCCAGTTTCTCTCCGTCCCCGTCTACACCATCTTCAAGAACTTGACCATCATTGTGATCGCCTATGGAGAGGTTCTTTGGTTCGGTGGCAGCGTCACCCCTATCACCCTGTTGTCTTTCGGCTTGATGGTCCTCAGTTCCGTCGTTGCTGCTTGGGCTGATATCCAGGCTGCCATTGATGGTGTGGGAATCTCCCCCGACAAGCAGGATGCTCTGTCGACCCTGAACGCCGGTTACGCGTGGATGGGTATCAACGTCATCTGCACTTCTGCGTATGTGCTTGGCATGCGCAaggtcatcaagaagatgaacTTCAAGGATTATGACAGTAAGTTTCTGGCGAGACTACGACGATCAAAGTACAGTAGACTGACACCCAATAGCCATGTTctacaacaacctccttACCATCCCCGTCTTGGTTGTCTTCTCCCTGCT accaagaacaagctcATGATTGGAATGGTGTACTCCGGTTtggccgccatcttcatctcgTACTGCTCGTCCTGGTGCATTCGTAtcacctcctcgacaacctACTCCATGGTCGGCGCcctcaacaagctccccATCGCCGTCAGCGGTCTCATTTTCTTCGATGCTCCCGTCACCTTCGGCAGTGTTACTGCCATCTTCCTGGGTTTCGTCAGTGGTCTTGTCTTTGCCTGGGCCAAGGTTCGCCAAAAGGCTCAGGAGGCTCTGTCCCTTCCTACCACCAACATGAGCGCCAGCGCCAAGAGCAACAGGGACGCTGCCAACTCATGA
- the ADI1_2 gene encoding 1,2-dihydroxy-3-keto-5-methylthiopentene dioxygenase (EggNog:ENOG503NZV9; COG:Q), translating into MDIRSNADTTAGGGSIAGSEAPTTATPIGRDGGGRGEGGNKPKLQLPASCEPPQPGQPPAKQLVWIVFGGTGHMGRSLVKSILSHSDLVTTVGRVFETTPAQIATLNSDSCLGTLCDVRDYASVSKVMEKTLDRFGRIDCIANCSGYGVIGACEDQDEYEVRNQFETNFMGTLHILQASLPYFRQQNGGRYLIFSSTSGALGVPGLGPYCATKYAVEGLIEAMLYEVDSFGIKATLVEPGLVRRDEPAEITNSLPTWGHFLIKPASEAYSHATSPALHAKRMVQWLGDRQPTSAVKCAELVWQLGHCSYPPLRLLLGSYAIESIRDRLRSVTEELEDWKHLNFPVAPSEGEVGGKGGEEGEDGDGQAGEGEGGDIVVEGTSPDGGEN; encoded by the exons ATGGATATCCGCAGCAATGCCGACACAACAGCAGGAGGGGGCTCCATCGCTGGCTCTGAagccccaacaacagctACACCCAtaggccgagatggaggaggaagaggagaagggggcaaCAAACCCaagctccagctcccagccAGCTGCGAGCCGCCCCAGCCTGGGCAGCCGCCTGCTAAACAACTTGTTTGGATT GTCTTCGGCGGAACAGGCCACATGGGTCGCTCCCTCGTCAAgtccatcctctcccactcGGACCTCGTCACCACCGTCGGCCGCGTCTTTGAGACGACCCCGGCCCAGATCGCTACTCTCAATTCCGACTCCTGCCTCGGCACTCTTTGCGACGTGCGTGACTATGCTTCCGTGTCGAAAGTGATGGAGAAAACGCTTGATCGCTTCGGGAGGATTGACTGCATAGCCAACTGCTCCGGCTACGGCGTCATCGGCGCGTGTGAAGATCAGGATGAATATGAAGTGCGCAACCAGTTCGAGACGAATTTCATGGGTACTTTGCATATCCTGCAGGCGTCACTGCCGTATTTTCGGCAGCAAAACGGGGGACGGTATCTGATTTTCAGCTCCACCTCCGGCGCGCTGGGTGTGCCTGGGTTAGGACCGTACTGCGCGACAAAGTatgcggtggaggggctgaTAGAGGCGATGCTGTACGAGGTTGACAGCTTCGGGATCAAGGCCACGCTGGTGGAGCcggggctggtgaggagggacgAGCCGGCGGAGATTACAAATAGTCTGCCGACTTGGGGGCACTTTTTGATCAAGCCGGCGAGTGAGGCGTATAGTCATGCGACGAGCCCGGCGTTGCACGCGAAGAGGATGGTGCAGTGGTTGGGGGATAGGCAGCCGACGAGCGCGGTGAAGTGTGCGGAGCTGGTGTGGCAGTTGGGGCATTGTTCTTATCCGCCGttgaggttgctgttggggagtTATGCGATTGAGAGTATTAGGGATAGGTTGAGGAGTGTgacggaggagttggaggattgGAAACATTTGAACTTTCCGGTGGCGCCgtcggagggggaggttggggggaagggaggggaggaaggggaggatggggacggacaggcgggggagggggaggggggggatattgttgttgaggggacGAGTCcggatgggggggagaacTGA